CCAATACTAATCTGCTTTTTACCATAATTTTCAATTGTAATTGTTACAAATGAAGGTTTTTTATCATGGACAATTGCACTGATTTTTAAAGAATCATTCAAGTATGTTTTACTTTCATTTTTAATATTATATTCTTCTTTTGAGGAAACAGAAGTAGTCCCCAATATTAGTAAAATGAAGACGAAACAACCCAATGTCAATCTATTCATAATTTAATATCTTGTTAAGCCGAAGGTCTGATTTATTAAATAAGCCTTAATACACGCTCCATAAGTGATACCATTGTATGTGATACTCCCTAAATTAATCCCAACAGTATATCTCGTATTTGTCGCTTTTGTCAAGGCATAAACAATACCACCGCTATCACCACTATTTGAAGTATATTTTGCCAATATAACATCCTTGTAAATAGTTTTTTGTGCTGAGTTAGGAACGTCATAGCTTGCATTAAATATAGTTCCTGAACTTCTTTTAGAGACCATTCCAACCATATTTATCCAAGAGCCTTTTGGAGGTTGAGCCAAAGCTATAGAAAGTGTATCTTTTTGCAAATCTTTCATGAATTTGATTTTATTAGTTGGAGCATGTTTTTTTGATGTTATTGAACAAAATGCAGCGTCAACATAATACTCTTCCTTTGAATATAAACACTTGCCAATTTCTACGTTGGCTGAATCTTTTAAAATATCATTAACTTTTATAAAGTGACCTGCTGTGACAATGCCTATATTGCCATTTTTATCTTTAGCTCTATACCCTATAGATGCATTGTGTGTTTTGCCATCACGAATTGTCTTGATTTCACCAGCACAATCAATTCCGTCATTAAGAATGATTTTTCCGCAATTTACAAATTTGATTTTATTGCTATCGCAGATTTTTTTCTTGAATTCTTGGATTGTAGATGAATTTTTATGAAGCAACCCCACTTCTACTATATTTTCTTTTTCAGATATGCCATATATTGTCACATTTTGATATAGAAAGTTATTGCCTTCAAGTGCTTTTTGCCGAATATCCTCAACCACTTGCTGCAACTCTTTATAAGAGTATTGGCAACTTTCATAAATAGTTGAACGAGATAATGCTGCTCTAGTTTTTAGAACAGATACACCTTCTCCCTTTTTTACTAAGACTACAAGATTTCCATCATCATTTATATAGCATCCACCATAATAAGCAGGGATTTCAGCTGTGGACATACTTCTTGTTGGCGAACTATTTAATGATTTCATAAGTTCAAGATAATCTGCATAAGCATTCTCTTGAAGAGAGACCTCCTGTCCGTTTTGAACTTGTTGCGCTTCAACAGAAGCGTTCTTGTCTTGCTCTAAATCATTGTTGCAAGAATAGAATGTCAATAATCCTACTAAGCAAGCTAACATTTTTAAATACACTTTTGCTTTCATAATTAAAACGTTTTAAGTTGGAACTTATTTATACAGTAAATATCTTAAAATATTACTTAATACTCAAGTTACATATTAATTTCATGTAAGCTACTAGCAAAGTTAGTATTTTATTTTTGGAATCTATTATTTTGATAGAAGAAAAATCACTATCGAACAACTTTTTAACAATTAAACATGTTTTAGTTACATATGGAGAAGCATAATCTTGCGAGATTTTCACCAAAAGCTCTACCTTGACTAACTTTTCTCAAAAAGTTTTAATTTTGATATTTTCTTTATTATAAATCATGGAAAATTTAGAAAAATATCGTATCTTTGCCCCCGAATTGAGGTGTTCTTTGCATATTGCAAAATACAGAAACGAGCAGAAGTCCGCTCGTTTCCATATTGTTACCTATATAATATAGGCAAACGCCCAACTTCTTGATTTTCAATCAAAGTCCAATTTAGAGCGAGTTAGGATTTTTAACGAAATTCGGAATCAGAGGCTGCAGAAAATCGGCCCTTATCGCCACCCGAAATTTGGCGGTATCAGAAAAAAGCCGTACCTTTGCAACGTCATTCAGAAGAAAGGCTGCTGATGACAACGAGAATATGAACACTAAGTATTAATCATTAATCACTAGAAAGCTTATGGGACAAGGAAACATTAAGTATCGCAAAGTAAAGCGCACCCCTCAGACGGGTGAGAACGCTGGTAAGGAACTCTGGTATGCCACCGTGGTTACCGACAGAGAGATGAACTTCGAGGAGTTCGTGGATCACATTTCATCCCACAACTCGCCTTACAGCCGCGGCACCGTGCACGGCGTGATGATGGATATGCTCGACTGCCTGAAGGAGCTTATCCTCGACGGCAAGAGCGTGCGTCTGGGCGACCTGGGCCTCTTCTCCATCGGCATGAGTTCGCGTGGTGAGGTGAGCAGAGACAAGGTTACTTCGGCTAGCGTGGAGGGCATCCATCTGTTGGTGAAAAATACCAAGAACTGGAGTAACAGCGAGCTGAAGAAGCTCTGCAAGATTACTGCCTACGACGCCCGTGGCGGCGAAGAGACCGATGGAGGCGGAACCTCAGGTGGTGGAACCAACGGAGGCGGAACCAACGGCGGTGGCAACACCAGCCAGGGTGGCGGCGGAACCTCTGGCGGAACGGGCAGTGAAGGCTCGGGCGGCAACACCAGCCAAGGTGGCGGAACCGACCAGGGTTCAACTGGCGGTGGCGACAAGGGCGACGGCGATTCTGCTGACGTAACCATCTAGAGCAAGCCCCTTCGGGGGCTACTCTTTCATCCTATCACATCTCGAAAAAAAATTAACCACCAATCATTAATCACTAATCATCAATCATTAATCACTAATCATCAATCATTAATCACTAAAACGACTGCCTATGAAGAAGGAAAACTGGAAGACATTAATTCAGATTTTAATCTCGATTCTTACTGCCGTAGCCACTTCGCTCGGCGTTACGAGCTGCATGAGTTAAACGATTGAGCTGCAAGAGTTAAACAAAAAGCGATGCCTGCAAATTCATGCAAGCATCGCTTTTATTTTTATAATCTCTTTCCGGAAAGTCTCTTTCAGAAAATTCTCCTTCCGGAAAATCTTCCGGAAGGAAAGGATATCTTTTATCCGAAATTATCGTACATGATACTCTCAGGATCAACTCCCAGAGAATCCAGATAATCTGTAACAGTCTTGATCAGCATTGGAGGTCCGCAGAGATAGTACTCGCAATCCTCTGGTGCCTCGTGATCCTTCAAGTAGGTGTCACGGATGCAGTTAACTGCAAAACCCTCGTAGTACTTCACGCCCTGAGCATCTGCCACTGGGTCCTTGCGGTCCAATGAAAGATGGAAGTGGAAGTTAGGGAATTCCTTCTCAAGCTCCCAGAAGTCCTCAAGGAAGAAGGCCTCACCCAATGCACGCGCTCCGTAGAAGAAGTGAAGCTCACGATCTGTAGTGTGCAAAGTCTTGGTCATGTGCATGATCTGAGCACGCAATGGAGCCATACCGGCACCACCACCAATCCAGATCATCTCCTTGCCCGAGGTGAAGTTAGGATGGAAGTCGCCGTAAGGACCACTCATCATTACCTTGTCGCCTGGCTTCAATGAGAAGATGTAAGAAGAAGCGATACCTGTTGGTACGTTCTGGAAACCTACCTGCGGACGTGGCAAGAATGGAGTTGTGGCGATACGTACGGTCAGGGTGATGATGTCACCCTCGTCAGGATAGTTGGCCATAGAGTAAGCACGAACGGTAGGCTCTGGATTGTGAGCCTTGAGAGAGAAGATGTTGAACTTCTTCCATGCTCCGATGTACTCCTCGCCAATGAGATCCTTGTCGAAGTCCTTGTCGTAATCGATGCAGTCGTATGCAGGAATCTTGATCTGAGCGTAAGAACCAGGAACGAAGTCCATGTGTTCGCCTGGAGGCAGAGCCACCTTGAACTCCTTGATAAATGATGAAACGTTCTTGTTGGAGATAACCTCGCACTCCCACTCTTTCACGCCCATCACACTCTCAGGCACCTTGATCTTCAAGTCGCCCTTCACCTTGCACTGGCATCCCAGACGCCAGTGGTCCTTAATCTGCTTGCGGGTGAAGTGAGGCTTCTCGGAATCGAGAATCTCGCCGCCGCCCTCGAGCACCTGAACCTTACACTGGCCACAGCTTGCCTTACCGCCGCAGGCAGAAGGCAGGAAGATGCCGTTCTCATTCAGCGTAGTCATCAAACTGCTGCCCTGAGGCACGTTGATGGTCTTGTCGCCATTGATTTCGATATTTACATTTCCGCTAGGGCTCAGATACTTCTTAGCCACGAGCAGGATGATAACCAGCAGGAGAATCACCACGAGGAAAACTCCGATACTAGCCAATATAAATGATGTATTACCCATATCTATAGTCCTCCTATTTTAGATTTTCAAGCCTGAGAAGCAAAGCATAGCCATTGCCATGAGGCCTACTGTGATAAATGTGATGCCGAGTCCCTGCAATGGCTTTGGCACGTCGCAATACTGCATCTTCTCGCGGATGGCTCCCATCAGAACGATGGCGAGTGTCCAACCCAGTCCGGAACCTACGGCATAAACGATGCTATCCCATACTGAGGTGATGGCCTGAGTATTGGTAGGCTCCATCAGGATGCGCTGCTGCATGAAGAGCGATGCACCCATGATGGCACAGTTTACGGCAATCAATGGCAGGAAGATACCCAGCGCTGCATAGAGCGATGGTGAGAACTTCTCTACAATCATCTCTACCAGCTGCACGATACCGGCGATGACGGCGATGAAGAGGATGAAGCTCAGGTAAGTGAGGTCAACACCCAGAATGCCGTCGGCGCTGAGCACCTTGGTCTGCAACAGGTAATCTACAGGCACGGTGATGAGCAACACGAAGGTTACTGCCAAGCCCAAGCCCAAAGAGGTCTTCACGTTCTTGGATACTGCCAAGTATGAGCACATACCCAGGAAGTAGGCGAAGATCATGTTATCGACGAAAATCGAACGGAAAAACAAACTTATTGCGTGCTCCATCTTACTTCTCCTCCTTATAAATATAGGCACGATGTACCCAGATTACACATCCAACGAGAATCAATGCCATGGCTGGCATGGTCATCATACCGTTGTTAACATATCCAAAGTCGTAAGCTCCCTCTGGAATCAGCTGGAAACCGAGCAAAGAGCCGCGGCCCAGGAACTCACGAACAGCACCCACAATCACGAGGATGAGGGCGTAACCCAAACCATTACCTACACCATCGAGGAATGAAGGCCAAGGCTTGTTCATCATGGCAAACGCCTCCAAGCGACCCATCAGGATACAGTTGGTGATGATCAGACCCACATACACTGAGAGCTGCACGCTCACGTCGTAGGCGAAAGCCTTCAGCACCTGGCTCACGATGGTAACCAGGGCAGCCACTACCACCAGCTGGACGATGATACGGATGCGCTGAGGGATGGTGTTGCGGATGATGGAAATAATCACGTTAGAGAATGCCGTGATGATAGTAACGGCAAGTCCCATCACAATGGCTGGCTTCAACTGGGAAGTAACAGCCAGGGCACTACAGATACCAAGCACCTGAACGAGGACAGGGTTGTCGCCGTTCAGTGGCTTGATGAATGCCTCCTTATTTTGTTTACTAAATAATGCCATAATATCGCTTAATTATTTAATGAATTTAGCAAGACCTTCCTTGAGCATGGCATCCACACCGTCGGATGTCAATGTAGCACCGGTAACGGCATCCACATTGTTAGGGTCGCCGGCAGGAGCGTCTTTCTCAACGCCCAGAGCGATGCCCTCTACTCCATCCTTGTGAATCTTCTTGCCCTGGAATTTCTGCTGCCACTTCAGGTTGTCCTTGATTTCAGCACCGAGTCCGGCTGTCTCGCCTTCGTGGTTGAAATATACGCCATAGATGGTGTTGTTGTCGGCATCCACGGCGATGAAGCCTGAAATGCCGCCCCAGAGACCCATACCCTTTACAGAGTAAACAGTCTTCTTCTGACCATCAATCTCGCACTCGTAATACTTCATGCCATCCTTCTCCTTCTCGTCCTTCACCACCTCTTTATATTTGGCAGCCGCAGTAGCGTTGTCAAGGTCGCGCAGGTTCAGGGAGTTCAGAATCTGCTTCTGAGTATCAAGTGCCACGTTGGCATCCTGTGTTGCCTTCAGCGAAGAAGACACGAATGCGAGCAGGAATGCCACGATTACCACGATGATAACCGAATAGATAATAGTATAGCTATTTGAATTTGTCTTCATATCTACATTCCTCCTACATTATTTAATAGCACGTTTAGCACGGCGAGAGATGTTGCCCTGAACTACACAGTAGTCGATGAGTGGAGCAAACATGTTGCCGAAGAAGATAGCGAGCATCATACCCTCTGGATAACCTGGGTTCATCACGCGTACGATAACGGCGATGGCACCGATGAAGAATCCGTAGAAGTACTTACCCTTCTCTGTACGGGCAGAGGTTACAGGGTCGGTAGCCATGAATACGGCACCGAAGCAGAAACCGCCGAGAACGATGTGCTCATACCAAGCGATAGGAGTCATACCGAGAGCCTGGAAGATAAGCGCCATCACGATGCCGCCTGCGAATACGCTGCCCATGGTCTTCCAAGATGCGATGCCTGTCCAGAGAAGGATGATGGCACCGATGGCGATGGCGATGACTGAAGTCTCACCGATACAGCCAGGAATGAAACCGATGATAGAGTCGCAGAGACTAGCTGAAGGCATGCTGCCCTGAGCCAGCTGACCGAGAGGAGTAGCAGCTGTGAAGCCATCAGGCAGGGTGTTACCCAGACCGAAGATAGCGTCCTTAGCCACCCAAACCTTATCACCACTCATAGCCAATGGATATGAGAAGAAGAGGAACATACGGGCACCTACAGCCACATTGAAGATGTTCATACCCGTGCCACCGAAGATTTCCTTGCAGAAGATAACTGCGAAGGCGCACGCCAGGGCGAGCATCCACAATGGTGTAGAGATAGGAATGATCAATGGGATGATGATACCGCTGACGAGGTAACCCTCCTGGATTTCCTCGTGTTTCCACTGAGCCCAGGCAAACTCGATGCCGAGACCCACGATGTAGCTAACCAGCAACTTAGGAAGGACAGCCAGGAATCCGAAGCCGAAGACCTCGATGAAGCTGGCAGCATCCAGTGTGCCTGCAGCCTTGAAATTCTGGTATCCCACATTATACATACCGAAGAGCAAAGTAGGAATCAGGGCGATTACCACAAAGCTCATGATGCGCTTCGAGTCGATGGAATCGTGGATGCTGGCTCCGCTCTTCGCTGTCGTATTTGGCACGTACAGGAAGCTCTCAAAACCGTCAAACACGCTCTCGAAGGCATGCAGCTTACCTCCCTCTTGGAAGTTAGGCTTTATCTTATTGAGATAATTTCTTAATGCACTCATTATTATAATAATTAATAGTTAAGAGTTTATAGGGGTTTAGCAGCATTGCTATCAACTATAAACTATCAACTGTAAACTAAAACTAAGCGTTCTCCTTGCGCAGGATGTTCAGGCCCTGGCGTACTATCTTCTGCAATTCGAGCTTAGAGCTATCCACGAACTCAGCCACCGCAAAGTCCTCAGGACTAATCTCGTAGATACCGAGCTGCTCCTGCTTGTCGATATCGCCTGCGATGATGGCCTTGATGAGATACTCACCGAAGATGTCCATAGGGAGAACCTGGTCGTACTCGCCGCTCATGATCATGTGGCGCTCGCCACCCTTGATGCGGGCATCGAGATTGTACTCCTTGTTCTTGCCGAAGAGCCATGAGAGATAGGAACGGGAGGTAGAGAACTGGTTGGTACGTGGAAGAATCCAGCCCAGCATCTCGTCGCAGTCGTCACCCTCTGGGATGGCAGTGATTTCTGAGGTGTGTCCACCTACGTAATCTGCCAGGGTGGTCTTTACGCCTGTAAGAGGATTGCCATTGATAAGGCGAACGTGAGCTGTGGTCTTCAACTGTGCTTCAACGAAAGCAGCCAACGGAGTACCTACCAGCACGTTAGCATAACCTGCCTTCTTCATCTCGCTACCAGCGATAGCCACCTTCTTGTGGAGATCCACCTTACCTGTGAGGAAGAGGCGACCGAAGAAGATAACCGAAGCTGGGTCAACAGTCCAAACCACCTCACCCTTGTTCACTGGGTCGATGTGGTTCACCTGAACGCCTACGTTTCCGGCAGGACATGGTCCATCAAAAACATTGAGTTCTACGTTCTTAGCCTCGCCGAGAGCATTTGAGTGCTGATCTACGCCGACGCCAAGATAAGTTTTCGCAATTTTGCTCAAGGCTGTCAAACCTGTCTGGAAAGCCTGCTCATTTCCCTCGAGTTCCACCTCGAAGTCAGCAGCAAGCGGCATGTCGCGGAGGGCAGAAACGAAGATAGCCTTAGGAGTTGTATCCGGAGTAGTGGATACAGCATAAGGCAGCTGGTTGATGTAACCGAACAAGCCTGCCTCGAGCAGGGCCTGCTTAACGGCTGCG
The Segatella copri DNA segment above includes these coding regions:
- a CDS encoding HU family DNA-binding protein; the protein is MGQGNIKYRKVKRTPQTGENAGKELWYATVVTDREMNFEEFVDHISSHNSPYSRGTVHGVMMDMLDCLKELILDGKSVRLGDLGLFSIGMSSRGEVSRDKVTSASVEGIHLLVKNTKNWSNSELKKLCKITAYDARGGEETDGGGTSGGGTNGGGTNGGGNTSQGGGGTSGGTGSEGSGGNTSQGGGTDQGSTGGGDKGDGDSADVTI
- a CDS encoding smalltalk protein; protein product: MKKENWKTLIQILISILTAVATSLGVTSCMS
- the nqrF gene encoding NADH:ubiquinone reductase (Na(+)-transporting) subunit F — encoded protein: MGNTSFILASIGVFLVVILLLVIILLVAKKYLSPSGNVNIEINGDKTINVPQGSSLMTTLNENGIFLPSACGGKASCGQCKVQVLEGGGEILDSEKPHFTRKQIKDHWRLGCQCKVKGDLKIKVPESVMGVKEWECEVISNKNVSSFIKEFKVALPPGEHMDFVPGSYAQIKIPAYDCIDYDKDFDKDLIGEEYIGAWKKFNIFSLKAHNPEPTVRAYSMANYPDEGDIITLTVRIATTPFLPRPQVGFQNVPTGIASSYIFSLKPGDKVMMSGPYGDFHPNFTSGKEMIWIGGGAGMAPLRAQIMHMTKTLHTTDRELHFFYGARALGEAFFLEDFWELEKEFPNFHFHLSLDRKDPVADAQGVKYYEGFAVNCIRDTYLKDHEAPEDCEYYLCGPPMLIKTVTDYLDSLGVDPESIMYDNFG
- the nqrE gene encoding NADH:ubiquinone reductase (Na(+)-transporting) subunit E produces the protein MEHAISLFFRSIFVDNMIFAYFLGMCSYLAVSKNVKTSLGLGLAVTFVLLITVPVDYLLQTKVLSADGILGVDLTYLSFILFIAVIAGIVQLVEMIVEKFSPSLYAALGIFLPLIAVNCAIMGASLFMQQRILMEPTNTQAITSVWDSIVYAVGSGLGWTLAIVLMGAIREKMQYCDVPKPLQGLGITFITVGLMAMAMLCFSGLKI
- a CDS encoding NADH:ubiquinone reductase (Na(+)-transporting) subunit D — its product is MALFSKQNKEAFIKPLNGDNPVLVQVLGICSALAVTSQLKPAIVMGLAVTIITAFSNVIISIIRNTIPQRIRIIVQLVVVAALVTIVSQVLKAFAYDVSVQLSVYVGLIITNCILMGRLEAFAMMNKPWPSFLDGVGNGLGYALILVIVGAVREFLGRGSLLGFQLIPEGAYDFGYVNNGMMTMPAMALILVGCVIWVHRAYIYKEEK
- a CDS encoding FMN-binding protein — protein: MKTNSNSYTIIYSVIIVVIVAFLLAFVSSSLKATQDANVALDTQKQILNSLNLRDLDNATAAAKYKEVVKDEKEKDGMKYYECEIDGQKKTVYSVKGMGLWGGISGFIAVDADNNTIYGVYFNHEGETAGLGAEIKDNLKWQQKFQGKKIHKDGVEGIALGVEKDAPAGDPNNVDAVTGATLTSDGVDAMLKEGLAKFIK
- a CDS encoding NADH:ubiquinone reductase (Na(+)-transporting) subunit B produces the protein MSALRNYLNKIKPNFQEGGKLHAFESVFDGFESFLYVPNTTAKSGASIHDSIDSKRIMSFVVIALIPTLLFGMYNVGYQNFKAAGTLDAASFIEVFGFGFLAVLPKLLVSYIVGLGIEFAWAQWKHEEIQEGYLVSGIIIPLIIPISTPLWMLALACAFAVIFCKEIFGGTGMNIFNVAVGARMFLFFSYPLAMSGDKVWVAKDAIFGLGNTLPDGFTAATPLGQLAQGSMPSASLCDSIIGFIPGCIGETSVIAIAIGAIILLWTGIASWKTMGSVFAGGIVMALIFQALGMTPIAWYEHIVLGGFCFGAVFMATDPVTSARTEKGKYFYGFFIGAIAVIVRVMNPGYPEGMMLAIFFGNMFAPLIDYCVVQGNISRRAKRAIK
- a CDS encoding Na(+)-translocating NADH-quinone reductase subunit A, giving the protein MANVIKLRKGLDINLTGKASKDVAIPVVQAAEYALVPAAFEGVTPKVVVREGDHVNAGDALFVNKACPEVKFASPVSGQVTAIERGERRKVLCIKVKADAEQTSTDFGKKNVESLDGAAVKQALLEAGLFGYINQLPYAVSTTPDTTPKAIFVSALRDMPLAADFEVELEGNEQAFQTGLTALSKIAKTYLGVGVDQHSNALGEAKNVELNVFDGPCPAGNVGVQVNHIDPVNKGEVVWTVDPASVIFFGRLFLTGKVDLHKKVAIAGSEMKKAGYANVLVGTPLAAFVEAQLKTTAHVRLINGNPLTGVKTTLADYVGGHTSEITAIPEGDDCDEMLGWILPRTNQFSTSRSYLSWLFGKNKEYNLDARIKGGERHMIMSGEYDQVLPMDIFGEYLIKAIIAGDIDKQEQLGIYEISPEDFAVAEFVDSSKLELQKIVRQGLNILRKENA